The sequence ATAaagtattgtgttttgtttgtgtctgaaaaaatatcaacacgaaaaaaatataacctATAAATTATAAAAGCTTGCATTAAATACTGCAACAGTGGCAGGAATCAACAGGTTGAGTTTATGAGAAAACATCTAAACTTTATGATAAGTCACACAGCAATTTAGTTGAGTTGAAGGATTATGTATTTCcattaaattttgattcaaaTGGAGGACCAGACAAAAAGGgttaatatacataaattattGGTCGACTATTGCACTgttgttatttgaaaaaaaacaatcactGCTGACTGTTTAGATTTGATTACTTTAGTCAATTATCCCAATGAAACAAAACCCTTTCGCAATAATACGAAACCATGCTACAAAACGTTGTGTAAAGCTGAGTGGTACTTTTTATAACCCCAAAAGATAGTagaaaatatatagatttacCATTGACAAATCATGAGAATATTAACGTGTAATCAAGGAAAGTTAGATAATTCTTATGCATGTAATTCGGatgaaaataatacattatttGCGGACTTATTTGTAGGATCAACCGAACTTAACAGAACATTAAAAAAACCAGACCACTGTTACAAAGAAAACTCGTCGGACATATGCAATTAATGATGTGATGTTATCATTTTTACAGCACTAgctcgatacctctgctggtagGCTATTAGTCCCaaagggtatcatcagctcagtagtcggtatttaatacaattttctttttgaaaaccAATTTAAACTAATTATTTCCATTTCATGGCCGCTTTTCTACCAAAAGTTCATtgcaaaaaaagttttaattgaaTCAGACCAAGGAACAATATCAAGTCCGCATGTGCAGTTAAAATTGTCCATCTAAATACGTTATAATTGTAATCTACATAAAATACCTTGGTGCAAATGCTTCACAAATTTCCCCAACATTGTGTGCGCATACATAACAACATCCACATGGAAGTTTGCCCAATTCACATCCCTGTGGCCTCGGGCCGCATTGGACACTGTCACAATTGGCGCACGGTAAGGAAGCGCCATAAACAACCGATATATGGATCATGGCTAAAACTAACACAGTTCCTATCACTTTAAGTTTCGACATAATGCTGCACGTTTCTATGTGAAACCCTGTCTAATATGTGTGCTCAGTAATAAATGCTGCACGGTCCTTAGTGTAAGGCCGTCTAATATGTGTGCTCGGTAATATATACTAGTTGTTGAAAAGTGTAAAGTTCATCAAATCTTTTGGTGCAATAGTCTGATCATTTAAAGTCTTATCATTTATAACAGACACACACTCACCGCATTGATTTAATACAGATAGATTACGTACAATTTAAGTTTGGCCAATACACTTTGTTTTGCAAGGATGATAAATACGAACAAACAAAAACGTTTAGAACCTTTTTAcgacacaaacataaacatttacCCACGGATAAATTGATCCCTAAACTTAAATTGCACATTgaattgcaaatatttcatgcatgctGATTAGGAGCAAAAGTacacaatgtaaacaatatctGTAAAGGTTTCCATCAAAGTTAAAATGAAGTAGATTTAAGGTATTAGAATTTCTGAAAAATTATTGGCATTCAACAAAACCCCGAAAGGATGTTTTTCACGCCTATCTTTTGTGGTCGGAATCATTTGTAGCATGCCTTAAATgtaaattatcattgattagaaaaaatcagcaaaaatgTTTACTCAAAAGTGAATATAATCATAGTTTTACATAAAAACCATTTaccaaaaatttaaagaaaaaccaaaatttttattttcacttttaaatagtCAAATTCATGAATTATCACATTCCTGATAAGGGGCTGTTCTCCTGGGCCTGATATATGTCTAAATATCACGCCATgtaaaattatcataaatttgGGTTAATTCCAATGTTGACGTTGCTATTTCAGTAGCAAGACTTATTGCTTCGGACATAAATTAATAAagtgtgttaataattgagaaTCTGTTAGCAGCTTCAACTCgaaaaaagtattatatatctatcaaaaaATGGTCTGTAATAtatcactttttttatttgtgtcatGCTCAAAAAGGAAGAATCAACTGGGTTTCCCCTATCCGTAAAATGAAATTTGCCGTAACATTTGTAAAGAAGAATAATGAATCACAGCATCTTGA is a genomic window of Mytilus trossulus isolate FHL-02 chromosome 1, PNRI_Mtr1.1.1.hap1, whole genome shotgun sequence containing:
- the LOC134685129 gene encoding insulin-like growth factor-binding protein 5 gives rise to the protein MSKLKVIGTVLVLAMIHISVVYGASLPCANCDSVQCGPRPQGCELGKLPCGCCYVCAHNVGEICEAFAPSCATGLKCLTPAGLYDGRPPWYLPYFKGVCVTDPSLQLVPTSRTQH